A part of Oncorhynchus clarkii lewisi isolate Uvic-CL-2024 chromosome 17, UVic_Ocla_1.0, whole genome shotgun sequence genomic DNA contains:
- the LOC139370039 gene encoding oocyte zinc finger protein XlCOF6-like, with amino-acid sequence MHEFDERQQSKWRSPGCNHGDQSSRLQGPEMVHRFNIVFKEEPEGDDHAPCGQSNTGMSPASSHGSEETTSTSGEPEQHQENHDTATTSHHCFGCGQEFPDAYDLLLHQRTRMERGFYKSVCGELFYQKELLKTHHQKVDTGIPGQHRTNPKAKKSHDCVVCGKQLSEAMKLKRHMRTHTGEKPHGCSVCGRGFTQKGNLKTHMKTHRGLNPRLWSAGEDSPSTSGEPEQHQKNHTAKTFQNCIECGEMCQTLPALKKHMKTHTSKKPSYQCSLCGAEFTEKGQIQDHQLQHVGEKPYSCPDCGKCFVNESYIKIHQRTHTGERPYSCLVCGNSFVKKAYLKSHVLTHTGEKPYLCSICGKTYSREGTFKIHQRVHTGEKPYLCTECGKRFSCRANLYSHNKRHAGKPIGPKRQLGRPKQLPK; translated from the exons ATGCATGAG TTTGATGAACGCCAACAGTCAAAATGGCGGAGTCCTGGCTGTAACCATGGTGACCAGAGCAGCAGACTCCAGGGTCCCGAGATGGTCCATAGATTTAACATTGTATTCAAAGAGGAGCCAGAAGGTGACGATCATGCACCTTGTGGTCAGAGTAATACTG GAATGAGTCCTGCCTCCAGCCACGGCAGTGAGGAGACTACCTCTACATCAGGAGAACCTGAGCAACACCAGGAGAACCACGACACAGCCACGACGTCTCACCACTGCTTTGGCTGTGGACAGGAGTTCCCTGACGCCTACGACCTCCTGTTACACCAGAGGACACGCATGGAGAGAGGCTTCTACAAGTCTGTCTGTGGAGAGCTGTTCTACCAGAAAGAGTTACTCAAAACACACCATCAGAAAGTTGACACAG GAATACCTGGACAACACCGGACGAATCCCAAAGCTAAGAAGTCTCACGACTGTGTCGTGTGTGGAAAACAGCTGTCGGAAGCAATGAAGCTGAAGAGGCACATGAGaacacacacgggagagaaacctCACGGCTGCTCTGTGTGCGGCAGAGGATTCACGCAGAAAGGAAATCTGAaaacacacatgaaaacacacagaG GGCTGAACCCCAGATTGTGGTCGGCAGGAGAGGACAGTCCCTCTACATCAGGAGAACCTGAACAACACCAGAAGAACCACACAGCTAAGACATTTCAGAATTGCATAGAATGTGGGGAGATGTGCCAAACTCTACCAGCACTAAAAAAACACATGAAAACTCACACCAGTAAGAAGCCGTCTTACCAATGCTCCCTTTGCGGGGCGGAATTCACTGAGAAAGGGCAAATCCAAGACCACCAGTTACAGCATGTTGGAGAGAAGCCGTACTCCTGCCCTGACTGTGGGAAATGTTTCGTCAATGAAAGCTACATTAAAAttcaccagcgaacacacactggagagagaccctACAGTTGCCTTGTGTGTGGAAATAGTTTCGTGAAAAAAGCATACTTAAAAAGTCACGTactgacacacactggagagaaaccgtaCCTTTGCTCCATCTGCGGGAAGacatacagtcgagaaggaaCTTTCAAAATCCACCAGAGAGTTCACACGGGAGAGAAACCGTACCTGTGCACTGAATGTGGGAAGCGTTTCAGCTGTAGAGCAAACCTTTATTCACACAACAAGAGACACGCTGGCAAGCCCATAGGACCTAAACGGCAGCTAGGCAGACCGAAGCAGCTGCCAAAATGA